One genomic region from Candidatus Eisenbacteria bacterium encodes:
- a CDS encoding lamin tail domain-containing protein: MRLLSIAMIALLVLVFAPAARGASPGDVVITEIMQNPDAVSDTYGEWIELYNTTAAGIDINGWVIGDGGSEAHTIAAGGSLVIPAGGFLVLGRNDDPAVNGGYTCNYKYSAITLGNAADRVVIRQGTTTIDSVAYDDGATFPDPTGASMECIDPLADNRVGSNWAECVVSTYGAGDYGTPGAPNDAWGVPSGPPVISGTRHEPAYPSSADTVLVSSEVRDDEGISQVCLYYRVNGGASQMTVMAAGSGNWFEGLIPPAADGSSVTYYVCAIDAGGHTSYDPAGAPAETYGYTVEDHLPTVVINEILASPQGDANNDGIIDAYQDEFIELYNPGATSVDVSGWTLSDDDSPTGAFIFPTGTVIPSHGFLTLFGGGSPQGFEGPVFADDGRIGNGLSNSGDTVELRRQGELIDQRTYGSEGNHGESMIRFPDGYGDWTRPSLEGFDWDYSPQASNGGSVTWTTGKSWGAIKRLFQEADE, from the coding sequence ATGAGGTTGCTTTCGATCGCAATGATCGCGCTTCTGGTCCTCGTGTTCGCGCCGGCGGCGCGGGGGGCTTCGCCCGGGGACGTCGTGATCACCGAGATCATGCAGAACCCGGACGCGGTGAGCGACACGTACGGGGAGTGGATCGAGCTCTACAACACGACCGCGGCCGGGATCGACATCAACGGATGGGTGATCGGGGATGGGGGGAGCGAGGCGCACACGATCGCCGCGGGCGGCTCGCTCGTGATCCCCGCGGGCGGGTTCCTGGTGCTCGGGCGGAACGACGACCCGGCGGTGAACGGCGGGTATACCTGCAACTACAAGTACTCGGCGATCACGCTTGGCAACGCGGCGGACCGGGTGGTGATTCGGCAAGGAACGACGACGATCGATTCGGTCGCGTACGACGACGGCGCGACCTTTCCGGATCCGACCGGCGCCTCGATGGAGTGCATCGATCCGCTCGCGGACAACCGCGTCGGGTCGAACTGGGCGGAGTGCGTGGTCTCGACGTATGGGGCCGGGGATTACGGAACGCCGGGCGCTCCGAACGACGCGTGGGGCGTTCCCTCGGGCCCTCCGGTGATCAGCGGGACGCGCCATGAGCCGGCGTATCCGAGCTCCGCGGACACGGTGCTCGTGTCGTCGGAGGTTCGGGACGATGAGGGGATCTCCCAGGTCTGTCTCTATTACCGGGTGAACGGCGGCGCCTCGCAGATGACCGTGATGGCGGCCGGGTCGGGGAACTGGTTCGAGGGACTCATCCCCCCGGCGGCGGATGGGTCGAGCGTGACGTACTACGTCTGCGCGATCGACGCGGGAGGACACACTTCGTACGATCCGGCCGGAGCGCCGGCCGAGACGTACGGCTACACGGTGGAGGACCATCTTCCGACCGTCGTCATCAACGAGATCCTCGCCTCTCCGCAGGGGGACGCGAACAACGACGGGATCATCGACGCGTATCAGGACGAGTTCATCGAGCTTTACAATCCGGGCGCGACGAGCGTGGACGTCTCAGGTTGGACTCTGTCGGACGACGACTCTCCGACCGGCGCGTTCATCTTTCCGACCGGGACCGTGATCCCGTCGCACGGGTTCCTCACTCTGTTCGGCGGCGGATCGCCCCAGGGGTTCGAGGGTCCGGTCTTCGCCGACGACGGACGGATCGGGAACGGTCTCTCGAACAGCGGGGACACGGTGGAGCTTCGAAGGCAGGGCGAGCTGATCGACCAGCGCACGTATGGATCCGAGGGGAACCACGGCGAGTCGATGATCCGCTTCCCGGACGGCTACGGGGATTGGACGCGTCCCTCGCTCGAGGGCTTCGACTGGGACTATAGCCCGCAAGCCTCCAACGGCGGGAGCGTCACCTGGACGACCGGAAAGAGTTGGGGGGCGATCAAGAGGCTTTTCCAGGAAGCGGACGAGTAG
- a CDS encoding segregation/condensation protein A: MTEEVRGTGYKVELEAFQGPLDLLLYLIKRDEIDIYDIPIARVTEQYLAHIRLMQMLDLEVAGEFLVMAATLMRIKAKMLLPRQEVEEGEEEEDPREELVRRILDYRRFKAAAENLRTRAEARSLLVGRAAPEEEDGEPDEPEEVLIPVDLGGLLRLFAEVMRRTPRLEPYEVILHEYTLEEQIERIESALRSAEEVEFERLFEPEAKRAEIIVTFIALLELLRLQRISLVQAGLFGRIHIRRRTETENGNGNGNGDEPQHETDS, translated from the coding sequence ATGACGGAAGAGGTCCGCGGGACCGGCTACAAGGTCGAGCTCGAGGCCTTTCAAGGCCCCTTGGATCTTCTTCTCTATCTCATCAAGAGAGACGAGATCGACATCTACGACATCCCGATCGCTCGGGTGACGGAGCAATACCTCGCGCACATCCGCCTGATGCAGATGCTCGACCTCGAGGTCGCGGGGGAGTTCCTCGTCATGGCGGCGACCCTGATGAGGATCAAGGCGAAGATGCTTCTCCCGCGTCAGGAGGTCGAGGAGGGCGAAGAGGAAGAGGACCCGCGCGAGGAGCTCGTCCGCCGGATCCTTGACTATCGAAGGTTCAAGGCGGCCGCGGAGAACCTCCGGACGCGCGCGGAGGCGAGGAGCCTTCTCGTCGGGCGCGCCGCGCCGGAGGAGGAGGACGGCGAGCCGGACGAGCCGGAGGAGGTGCTCATCCCGGTCGACTTGGGAGGGCTGCTCCGCCTCTTCGCGGAGGTCATGCGGCGGACCCCCCGCCTCGAGCCGTACGAGGTGATCCTCCACGAGTACACCTTGGAGGAGCAGATCGAGCGGATCGAGAGCGCCCTCCGGTCGGCCGAGGAGGTCGAGTTCGAGCGTCTGTTCGAGCCGGAGGCGAAGAGGGCGGAGATCATCGTGACGTTCATCGCCCTTCTGGAATTGCTTCGCCTCCAAAGGATCTCGCTCGTCCAGGCGGGGCTTTTCGGGCGGATCCACATCCGCCGCCGAACGGAAACCGAAAATGGAAACGGGAACGGAAACGGGGACGAACCTCAGCACGAAACGGATTCTTGA
- the xerD gene encoding site-specific tyrosine recombinase XerD, giving the protein MSAPGVPPLRHALRDFLVHLKTERALAANTIESYRRDLERYTRFLEEEGVVEPEAIGPEEVARFAEREGRAGLSARTLARRHSSLRAFHRFLIEEKILAGDPTSVLLPPRLPFRLPHALPVRDVERLLEGIRPSGPIAIRDRAMLEFLYATGLRVSELVAFPVRGLLRREGYARCVGKGGKERVVPVGRRAKEAVEAYLDRARPALVRGRTTEALFVNHRGGPLSRMGVWKALRKRAREAGIEGKLSPHTLRHSFATHLLEGGAGLRDVQEMLGHSDISTTQLYTAVDRTYLKEVHRTFHPRG; this is encoded by the coding sequence ATGAGCGCGCCCGGCGTCCCCCCGCTCCGCCACGCGCTCCGCGATTTCCTGGTTCATCTGAAGACCGAGCGGGCGCTCGCGGCGAACACGATCGAGAGCTACCGACGGGATCTCGAGCGCTACACGCGCTTTCTCGAGGAGGAAGGGGTCGTGGAGCCGGAGGCGATCGGCCCCGAGGAGGTCGCGCGTTTCGCGGAGCGGGAGGGACGCGCGGGCCTCTCCGCGCGCACGCTCGCGCGCCGCCACTCGTCCCTCCGCGCCTTCCATCGGTTTCTCATAGAGGAGAAGATCCTCGCGGGGGACCCGACCTCGGTTCTTCTCCCCCCGCGCCTCCCCTTCCGCCTTCCGCACGCGCTCCCGGTTCGGGACGTGGAGCGGCTTCTCGAGGGGATCCGCCCGTCGGGGCCGATCGCGATCCGCGACCGGGCGATGCTCGAGTTCCTCTACGCGACCGGGCTTCGCGTCTCCGAGCTCGTCGCGTTCCCCGTGCGCGGTCTTCTCCGCCGGGAAGGGTACGCGCGCTGCGTGGGGAAGGGGGGGAAGGAACGGGTTGTTCCGGTCGGACGCCGCGCGAAGGAAGCGGTCGAGGCGTATCTCGACCGGGCGCGGCCCGCCCTCGTCCGGGGGAGGACCACCGAGGCGCTCTTCGTGAACCACCGCGGGGGGCCCTTGAGCCGGATGGGGGTTTGGAAAGCCCTCCGGAAGCGCGCGCGCGAGGCGGGGATCGAGGGGAAGCTCTCGCCGCACACGCTCCGGCATTCGTTCGCGACGCATCTTCTCGAGGGGGGCGCCGGTCTTCGCGACGTGCAGGAGATGCTCGGCCACAGCGACATCTCGACGACCCAGCTCTACACCGCGGTCGATCGGACCTACCTCAAGGAGGTTCACCGGACCTTCCACCCGCGCGGTTGA
- a CDS encoding cysteine synthase family protein, whose amino-acid sequence MESDVERIAGVIESVGRTPLVELRRVVPRGSARVLLKLESHNPTGSMKDRMALSLIDRAIRSGRLSPPGRVVEYTGGSTGTSLAFVCAARGLPITLVTSDAFSREKRDHMRAFGAVVLELPSEGGKTTKELIQKMIARATELSAEPGTFYADQFNNPDAALGYAPLADELWEQSGARVDAFVQCVGTAQCISGVSDALRALHPGVQIIAVEPAESAVLSGGVPGAHKIEGVGPGFVPPRWREDLADEIQQVSTAEAKEMTRRLAGEEAVFAGTSTGANVVAALRVARRLGAGRTVATLACDSGLKYLSTDLFTTT is encoded by the coding sequence ATGGAGAGTGACGTGGAGAGGATCGCCGGCGTCATCGAGTCGGTCGGCCGAACGCCTCTTGTCGAGCTCCGACGCGTCGTGCCTCGCGGATCCGCTCGCGTGTTGTTGAAGCTGGAGAGCCACAACCCGACTGGAAGCATGAAGGACCGCATGGCTCTCTCACTCATTGATCGCGCGATTCGCTCGGGCCGTCTCTCGCCGCCGGGAAGGGTGGTTGAGTACACAGGGGGAAGCACGGGGACGTCGCTCGCCTTCGTGTGTGCAGCACGCGGGCTCCCCATCACGCTCGTGACATCCGATGCGTTCAGCCGGGAGAAGCGCGACCACATGCGTGCCTTCGGAGCCGTCGTCCTGGAGCTTCCGAGCGAAGGAGGGAAGACCACCAAGGAGCTGATTCAGAAGATGATCGCAAGAGCAACGGAGCTCAGCGCCGAGCCCGGCACCTTCTATGCCGACCAGTTCAACAATCCCGATGCCGCCCTGGGTTACGCGCCGCTCGCGGATGAGCTGTGGGAGCAGTCGGGTGCACGGGTGGATGCCTTCGTTCAGTGCGTAGGTACCGCCCAGTGCATCTCAGGGGTCTCCGACGCTCTGCGCGCACTGCATCCAGGAGTTCAAATCATCGCCGTGGAACCTGCCGAGTCGGCCGTGCTGTCCGGTGGCGTGCCCGGTGCTCACAAGATCGAAGGGGTGGGACCGGGTTTCGTTCCTCCGAGGTGGAGAGAGGACTTGGCGGACGAGATTCAGCAGGTCTCCACCGCCGAGGCGAAAGAGATGACCCGTCGCCTGGCGGGTGAGGAGGCTGTGTTTGCCGGGACGTCCACGGGAGCCAACGTCGTCGCGGCATTGCGCGTAGCCCGGCGACTAGGGGCTGGTCGTACGGTGGCGACCTTGGCGTGCGACTCCGGGCTGAAGTACCTGTCGACCGATCTTTTCACGACCACCTAG
- a CDS encoding radical SAM protein — translation MAIRSRIPPRGFVRTLAAALDEDGIATRTFLRYQALKEIFNLRHPLGARHGKGDGVQLVSLRITDRCNLRCHSCGQWGDNGYLLDTPSRELRRREVPIDIYRRFINEIVAAGWSPIWYVWGGEPMLYPGILEVLRAIHEERMPISLVTNGTRVADHAKEIVETCRVFYISVDGPNAAIHNRQRPGAGETADNFREVVAALDAIREEKKRRGSVYPLVVPLSCITSYNINHLVDLYRFVAGYADAHILYLTWWIDPESAEEHSREFERRFGFPPRTHLGWIGTWKDFDHRLVAEKLDAMRALSNASGRCPPIPMPALKTREEIERYYTNHADDFGYDQCVSIFMTMEIDSNGNVSLCRDYHDYVIGNIARDDVRTMWNNERARRFRRSISTEGILPACRRCCGLMGF, via the coding sequence ATGGCCATCCGCAGCCGCATCCCCCCGAGGGGCTTCGTGCGAACGTTGGCGGCCGCGCTCGACGAAGATGGGATCGCCACGCGCACCTTCCTCCGGTATCAGGCCCTGAAGGAGATCTTCAACCTGCGCCACCCGCTCGGGGCGCGGCACGGGAAGGGAGACGGCGTGCAGCTCGTTTCCCTTCGGATCACGGACCGGTGCAATCTCCGGTGCCACTCGTGCGGGCAGTGGGGGGACAACGGCTACCTTTTGGACACGCCGTCCCGCGAGCTCCGGCGGCGCGAGGTTCCAATAGACATCTATCGTCGGTTCATCAACGAGATCGTGGCGGCCGGTTGGTCCCCCATCTGGTACGTGTGGGGGGGCGAGCCGATGCTCTACCCCGGCATCCTCGAGGTGCTCCGCGCCATCCACGAAGAGCGGATGCCGATCTCGCTCGTCACGAACGGGACGCGCGTCGCGGACCACGCGAAGGAGATCGTCGAGACCTGCCGGGTCTTCTACATCAGCGTCGACGGCCCGAACGCGGCGATCCACAACCGGCAGAGGCCCGGCGCGGGCGAGACGGCCGACAACTTCCGGGAGGTCGTCGCGGCGCTCGATGCGATCCGCGAGGAGAAGAAGAGACGCGGTTCGGTCTATCCGCTCGTCGTGCCGCTCTCCTGCATCACGAGCTACAACATCAATCATCTCGTCGATCTCTACCGCTTCGTCGCGGGCTACGCGGACGCGCACATCCTCTATCTCACCTGGTGGATCGACCCGGAGTCGGCGGAGGAGCACAGCCGGGAGTTCGAACGCCGCTTCGGCTTCCCGCCGAGGACCCACCTCGGCTGGATCGGAACGTGGAAGGACTTCGATCATCGTCTCGTGGCGGAGAAGCTCGATGCGATGCGCGCGCTCTCGAACGCAAGCGGGCGGTGCCCTCCGATCCCGATGCCGGCGCTGAAGACGCGCGAGGAGATCGAGCGCTACTACACGAACCACGCGGACGATTTCGGCTACGATCAGTGCGTCAGCATCTTCATGACGATGGAGATCGACAGCAACGGAAACGTCAGCCTCTGCCGGGACTATCACGACTACGTGATCGGCAACATCGCCCGGGACGACGTCCGGACGATGTGGAACAACGAGCGCGCTCGGCGCTTCCGCCGGTCGATCAGCACCGAGGGGATCCTGCCCGCTTGCCGGCGCTGTTGCGGGCTGATGGGGTTCTGA
- the scpB gene encoding SMC-Scp complex subunit ScpB, which translates to METGTETGTNLSTKRILEALLFAADGPLKPKEVRALLPETAPREIAEAFAELREGYDREGRSFELAEVEGGWQLFTRREFFPWVRRMRSDLRTMRLSRAAVETLAIIAYRQPATRAEIEHIRGVDAGGVLRTLLDRNLITLKGRAEGVGRPLLYGTTDFFLNHFGLKSLEELPKVEELSEIMKADERLSVEEEVEELLAARRERAEGAGGSETDEDPELPREGREEGGEGEPYDEPPSGTF; encoded by the coding sequence ATGGAAACGGGAACGGAAACGGGGACGAACCTCAGCACGAAACGGATTCTTGAGGCGCTTCTCTTCGCCGCCGACGGGCCCTTGAAGCCGAAGGAGGTCCGGGCGCTTCTCCCGGAGACGGCGCCGCGGGAGATCGCGGAAGCGTTCGCGGAGCTCCGGGAGGGGTACGACCGGGAGGGGCGGAGCTTCGAGCTCGCCGAGGTCGAGGGGGGCTGGCAGCTCTTCACGCGGCGGGAGTTCTTCCCCTGGGTGCGGAGGATGCGGAGCGACCTTCGGACCATGCGTCTCTCGCGGGCTGCGGTCGAGACGCTCGCGATCATCGCCTACCGCCAGCCGGCGACGCGCGCCGAGATCGAGCACATCCGCGGCGTCGACGCGGGGGGAGTGCTCCGCACCCTCCTCGACCGGAACCTGATCACCCTGAAGGGGCGGGCGGAGGGGGTGGGGCGTCCTCTCCTCTACGGAACCACCGATTTCTTCCTCAATCATTTTGGCCTCAAGAGTCTAGAGGAGCTTCCGAAGGTTGAGGAGCTCTCCGAGATCATGAAGGCGGACGAGCGGCTCTCGGTCGAAGAGGAGGTCGAAGAACTGCTCGCCGCGCGGAGAGAGCGGGCGGAGGGGGCGGGCGGATCGGAGACGGACGAGGATCCGGAGCTCCCGCGGGAGGGTCGGGAAGAAGGGGGAGAGGGGGAGCCGTACGATGAACCTCCCTCCGGAACGTTCTAA
- the uvrC gene encoding excinuclease ABC subunit UvrC, with the protein MKAEDLERLPDHPGVYLMKDAGGRVIYVGKANSLRKRVRSYFGRRHESARLRALVSRIWNVETFLVDSELEALLLELNLIKEHRPRYNVRLKDDKRYPYIEVTLGEPFPRVFGTRRPAAEGSLLFGPYTDAQAMHRVLRLIRQVFPVRSCTAVLPSRAVRLCFDYQIKKCSGPCEGKASEEEYRQMIDRVILLLKGKNRTLVEELRREMARASEDRLYEKAAILRDQIAAVERVIERQRMSASDPADRDVVALSEGDGELVAVLLRVREGKMTGKETFPLQAGAEEEALGPFLKRLYEKAPAIPPEILADREAADRETIEAWLASRAGFRVRLLVPSRGEKKRLVDLARANAAHERQALLVRKLARKDRSFEALREIRRALELARIPRRIECFDCSNLGDRDLVGSSVSFRDGLPEKARYRRYRIRTVKGIDDVASIGEIVGRRFRRLLAEGDPLPDLVLVDGGKGQLAAACAALREAGAEGTEAASLAKREEEVFRPGVSEAIRLPNGPGLRLLQRIRDEAHRFAITYQRRRRAEGTERSALDAVPGLGAERKRALLLRFGSVARVRAATAIEIARVRGIGPILAERIRAHLRGAER; encoded by the coding sequence ATGAAGGCGGAGGATCTGGAGCGTCTTCCCGATCACCCGGGCGTCTATCTCATGAAGGACGCCGGCGGGCGCGTGATCTACGTCGGGAAGGCGAACAGCCTCCGGAAGCGGGTGCGGAGCTACTTCGGGCGCCGCCACGAGTCGGCGCGGCTTCGGGCCCTCGTCTCGCGCATCTGGAACGTGGAGACCTTCCTCGTCGATTCGGAGCTCGAGGCGCTCCTACTCGAGCTCAACCTGATCAAGGAGCACCGTCCCCGCTACAACGTCCGCCTGAAGGACGACAAGCGGTACCCGTACATCGAGGTCACCTTGGGCGAGCCGTTCCCGCGGGTCTTCGGGACGCGGCGCCCGGCCGCGGAAGGCTCGCTCCTCTTCGGGCCGTACACCGACGCGCAGGCGATGCACCGGGTCCTTCGCCTCATCCGGCAGGTTTTTCCGGTCCGCTCGTGCACGGCGGTTCTTCCTTCACGTGCCGTCCGTCTCTGCTTCGATTATCAAATCAAGAAGTGTTCGGGCCCGTGCGAGGGGAAGGCGTCCGAGGAGGAGTACCGCCAAATGATCGATCGCGTGATCCTTCTCCTCAAGGGGAAGAACCGGACTCTGGTCGAAGAGCTTCGCCGGGAGATGGCGCGCGCCTCGGAGGATCGCCTCTACGAGAAGGCGGCGATCCTCCGGGACCAGATCGCGGCGGTCGAGCGGGTGATCGAGCGGCAGAGGATGAGCGCGAGCGACCCGGCTGACCGGGACGTGGTCGCGCTGTCGGAGGGGGACGGCGAGCTCGTCGCCGTGCTCCTTCGCGTCCGCGAGGGGAAGATGACCGGGAAGGAGACCTTCCCCCTCCAGGCGGGGGCGGAGGAGGAGGCGCTCGGCCCGTTCCTCAAGCGGCTCTACGAGAAGGCCCCGGCGATTCCTCCGGAAATCCTCGCCGACCGGGAGGCGGCGGATCGCGAGACGATCGAGGCGTGGCTCGCCTCGCGCGCGGGCTTTCGCGTGCGGCTCCTCGTTCCGAGCCGCGGGGAGAAGAAGCGGCTCGTCGATCTCGCCCGCGCGAACGCGGCGCACGAGCGGCAAGCGCTCCTCGTGCGGAAGCTCGCCCGGAAGGACCGGTCCTTCGAGGCGCTCCGAGAGATCCGGCGGGCGCTCGAGCTCGCGCGCATCCCGCGCCGCATCGAGTGCTTCGATTGTTCGAACCTCGGTGATCGAGACCTCGTGGGATCGTCGGTGTCGTTTCGGGACGGGCTTCCGGAAAAGGCTAGGTACCGGCGGTATCGGATTCGGACCGTGAAGGGGATCGACGACGTCGCCTCGATCGGCGAGATCGTGGGACGGCGCTTCCGCCGCCTTCTCGCCGAGGGGGATCCGCTCCCCGATCTCGTCCTCGTCGATGGGGGGAAGGGACAGCTCGCGGCGGCGTGCGCCGCGCTCCGTGAGGCGGGGGCGGAGGGGACGGAGGCCGCCTCGCTCGCGAAGAGGGAGGAGGAGGTCTTCCGTCCGGGGGTCTCCGAGGCGATCCGCCTCCCGAACGGGCCGGGCCTTCGGCTTCTTCAGAGGATCCGGGACGAGGCGCACCGCTTCGCGATCACTTATCAGAGGCGGCGGCGGGCGGAGGGGACGGAGCGGAGCGCGCTCGACGCGGTCCCCGGCCTCGGCGCGGAGCGGAAGCGCGCGCTTCTCCTCCGCTTCGGGTCGGTGGCGCGCGTTCGCGCCGCAACGGCGATCGAGATCGCCAGGGTTCGGGGGATCGGGCCGATTCTCGCCGAACGAATCCGCGCGCACCTTCGGGGAGCGGAACGATGA
- the murJ gene encoding murein biosynthesis integral membrane protein MurJ gives MPALLRADGVLMEGSAAGRDEHAAIGRSAGTIGAATLLSHVFGMGRDVLFAFLFGTSLQADAFNLAFSVPQFLRRLFGEGVMNAAFVPVYTQHRIAKGDEEASRFGSNALVVLTILLVLLAALAAWAAPFLVGLYARGWREDALRMEAAVRFTRLLFPYLLFIGPAVLVMGILNALRRFAIPALSPVAWNIGIVAFGFAALALPKSGYARMDLFCAGILFGSVLQLLVQVPELRSAGFRFRPRVDLGSPELRAVGALMLPGVLGLAVVQINVLVDTLFATLLDEGSVTALRLGNRVMFLPLAVFATAVASASLPSLSAQVAEEGIERAKRTLSYTLRLLFFLLIPATIGLMILRRPIIRLLFVRGEFDAGSSLDLTSTALLLYSLGLFAFGGVKGVSQVFFSMRDTRTPVVVGAIAAGANILFDLLLYRPLAVGGLALATSLAGMANFFLLLGLLVRRHGRLGGPSLAGSSLRTLGSSLVMGVVLWIVSGRLDPGGEPTLAAQLLHVGGSIAAGLLAFLLASLVLGRRELAEIRTAVLRR, from the coding sequence TTGCCGGCGCTGTTGCGGGCTGATGGGGTTCTGATGGAGGGGAGCGCCGCCGGGCGGGACGAGCACGCGGCGATCGGGCGCTCGGCGGGAACGATCGGCGCCGCCACGCTCCTCTCGCACGTCTTCGGGATGGGCCGCGACGTCCTCTTCGCCTTTCTCTTCGGGACGTCTCTCCAGGCGGACGCCTTCAACCTGGCATTCTCCGTTCCGCAGTTTCTCCGGCGCCTTTTCGGCGAAGGGGTGATGAACGCCGCCTTCGTTCCGGTCTACACGCAACACCGGATCGCGAAGGGAGACGAAGAAGCGTCCCGCTTCGGGTCGAACGCGCTCGTCGTGCTCACGATCCTTCTCGTTCTTCTCGCGGCGCTCGCGGCATGGGCCGCGCCCTTTCTCGTCGGGCTCTACGCGCGCGGATGGCGGGAGGATGCCCTCCGCATGGAGGCAGCGGTCCGCTTTACGCGTTTACTGTTTCCATATCTCCTTTTCATCGGCCCCGCGGTCCTCGTGATGGGGATTCTGAACGCGCTCCGGCGCTTCGCGATCCCCGCCCTCTCCCCGGTTGCCTGGAACATCGGGATCGTCGCCTTCGGTTTCGCGGCGCTCGCGCTTCCGAAGAGCGGCTACGCGCGGATGGACCTCTTCTGCGCGGGAATCCTCTTCGGTTCGGTCTTGCAGCTTCTCGTGCAGGTTCCGGAGCTCCGCAGTGCGGGCTTTCGCTTTAGGCCGCGCGTCGACCTCGGGAGCCCCGAGCTTCGCGCGGTGGGGGCCCTCATGCTCCCCGGAGTTCTCGGGCTCGCCGTGGTGCAGATCAACGTGCTCGTCGATACTCTCTTCGCCACGCTCCTCGATGAAGGATCGGTGACCGCGCTCCGCCTGGGGAACCGCGTGATGTTCCTCCCGCTCGCGGTCTTCGCGACCGCCGTCGCTTCGGCGTCGCTCCCCTCTCTTTCCGCGCAGGTGGCGGAGGAGGGGATCGAGCGGGCGAAGAGAACCCTTTCCTACACGCTCCGGCTTCTCTTCTTCCTCCTCATCCCCGCCACAATCGGGCTCATGATTCTCCGCAGGCCGATCATCCGCCTCTTGTTCGTTCGAGGGGAGTTCGACGCGGGAAGCTCGCTCGACCTCACCTCGACCGCGCTCCTCTTGTACTCGCTCGGGCTCTTCGCGTTCGGCGGCGTGAAGGGGGTCTCGCAAGTCTTCTTCTCGATGCGGGACACGCGGACGCCGGTTGTCGTCGGCGCGATCGCGGCCGGCGCGAACATCCTCTTCGATCTTCTCCTCTATCGACCTCTCGCCGTCGGAGGGCTCGCGCTCGCGACCTCGCTCGCCGGGATGGCCAACTTCTTCCTCCTTCTCGGCCTTCTCGTCCGGCGCCACGGGAGACTCGGCGGCCCGTCGCTCGCCGGATCGTCTCTTCGAACCCTTGGTTCCTCTCTCGTGATGGGCGTCGTCCTGTGGATCGTGAGCGGCCGCCTCGATCCCGGCGGCGAACCGACGCTCGCCGCGCAGCTCCTCCACGTCGGGGGGAGCATCGCGGCCGGTCTTCTCGCCTTCCTCCTCGCCTCCCTCGTCCTCGGCAGGCGCGAGCTCGCCGAGATTCGGACGGCGGTGCTCCGGCGTTGA
- a CDS encoding glycosyltransferase family 2 protein, whose amino-acid sequence MLAILLAISAIPFLIEMVLLVRAIAWTRRERRARRPVFGPRVAVIAPHYGWDAQAEANARVLLDQNYPGDYQVFFVTHVDVDGRPDRSYRPLQRLASADTRARVLLAPNVVDNGLGRSQKAENLLTALAAVPDEVEVFAFVDADAGIHREWLDRLVRPLQDEEVGVVTGARFYAPMVPSVASYTEAVWVNFQIALYGDPRIGMVWGGSSAIRRETFARGEILARWKKALFEDQHLTRAMSELKKKIHFAPECVPVNYTAERGWRPVIEFTNRQMAVTYWMKLRLSWWLCLTHLLPKGAVFAAAIPLTVHAPERYGVLLAVPFLESLSYLLFTRTLPENLRKDRRIRRTMLLTALAVPAAMLLGGVNSLCAPFKRSIVWGGVRYAHRHPEGCRILGRVPRPIEEPRESAWEGFLRRARAPLARLLQVEPGFRTGDLSEED is encoded by the coding sequence ATGTTGGCGATCCTCCTCGCGATCAGCGCCATCCCTTTCCTGATCGAGATGGTGCTTCTGGTTCGAGCGATCGCTTGGACCCGTCGGGAGAGAAGGGCGAGACGGCCCGTCTTCGGACCCCGCGTCGCCGTGATCGCCCCGCATTACGGATGGGACGCGCAGGCGGAAGCGAACGCGCGAGTGCTCCTCGACCAAAACTACCCCGGCGACTACCAAGTCTTCTTCGTCACACACGTCGACGTGGATGGGCGGCCCGATCGGTCGTACCGGCCCCTGCAGAGGCTCGCGTCCGCCGACACGCGCGCGCGCGTGCTCTTGGCCCCCAACGTGGTCGACAACGGTCTTGGGCGATCGCAGAAGGCGGAGAACCTCCTCACGGCGCTCGCCGCGGTTCCGGACGAGGTCGAGGTTTTCGCCTTCGTCGACGCGGACGCGGGGATTCACAGGGAATGGCTCGACCGGCTCGTGAGGCCGCTTCAGGACGAGGAGGTCGGGGTCGTCACCGGGGCCCGATTCTACGCGCCGATGGTTCCGAGCGTCGCCTCGTACACGGAAGCGGTGTGGGTAAACTTCCAGATCGCGCTCTACGGGGATCCCCGTATCGGGATGGTCTGGGGCGGGTCGTCGGCGATCCGGAGGGAGACCTTCGCGCGCGGAGAGATCCTTGCGCGATGGAAGAAGGCCCTCTTCGAGGATCAGCATCTGACGCGGGCGATGTCCGAGCTCAAAAAGAAGATTCACTTCGCGCCCGAGTGCGTCCCGGTGAACTACACGGCCGAGCGAGGATGGCGTCCGGTGATCGAGTTCACGAACCGCCAGATGGCGGTCACTTATTGGATGAAGCTTCGGCTCTCCTGGTGGCTCTGTCTCACGCACCTCCTCCCGAAGGGAGCGGTCTTCGCCGCCGCGATCCCCCTCACGGTTCATGCTCCCGAGCGGTACGGGGTTCTTCTCGCGGTGCCGTTTCTCGAATCGTTGAGCTATCTTCTCTTCACGCGCACGCTCCCCGAGAACCTCCGCAAGGACCGGAGGATCCGCCGCACGATGCTTCTCACGGCCCTCGCCGTTCCGGCGGCGATGCTGCTCGGAGGGGTCAACAGCCTCTGCGCCCCCTTCAAGCGATCGATCGTGTGGGGCGGGGTGCGTTACGCGCACCGGCATCCGGAGGGGTGCCGGATTCTCGGTCGCGTCCCCCGTCCGATCGAGGAGCCCCGCGAGAGCGCCTGGGAGGGGTTCCTGAGAAGGGCTCGGGCTCCCCTCGCGCGTCTCCTGCAGGTCGAGCCGGGCTTCCGCACGGGCGATCTCTCTGAGGAGGACTAG